Proteins co-encoded in one Kribbella solani genomic window:
- a CDS encoding MarR family winged helix-turn-helix transcriptional regulator, producing the protein MADHVDLVLEQWRERRPDLDASPMGVIGRMSRLGALFDAELRRNFAKHDLDRASFDVLATLRRSNPEHSLTPAGLMHSSMVTSGAISQRLDRLEARGLVTRAPSETDRRGVRVTLTAEGLQLIDKVLPTHVDTEDQLLAGLSTAEREQLAGLLRSLLESLGDKRG; encoded by the coding sequence ATGGCAGATCACGTCGATCTGGTGCTCGAGCAGTGGCGCGAGCGGCGGCCCGATCTCGACGCCTCCCCGATGGGGGTGATCGGGCGGATGAGCCGGCTCGGCGCGCTCTTCGACGCCGAGCTGCGGCGCAACTTCGCGAAGCACGACCTGGACCGCGCGTCCTTCGACGTGCTCGCGACCCTGCGGCGCAGCAACCCCGAGCACAGCCTGACGCCGGCCGGTCTGATGCACTCCTCGATGGTCACCTCGGGCGCGATCAGCCAGCGGCTCGATCGGCTGGAGGCGCGTGGACTGGTCACACGGGCGCCCAGCGAAACCGACCGCCGCGGCGTACGGGTCACTCTGACAGCGGAGGGCCTGCAGCTGATCGACAAGGTGCTACCCACCCATGTGGACACCGAGGATCAGCTACTGGCCGGCCTGTCCACGGCAGAGCGAGAGCAACTGGCGGGTCTGTTGAGAAGCCTGCTGGAGTCGCTCGGAGACAAGCGGGGCTGA
- the fxlM gene encoding methyltransferase, FxLD system: MGPGDDSRQAASLRAALIRHLLAEGTLHDERVAAAFQAVPRHLFVPQAPLDVAYADDVVLMKRDETGAVISSVSQPSIMALMLEQAAIRPGDRVLEIGSGGYNAALLRELAGPDGAVTTVDIDPEVTDRARASLDEAGYGDVRVVRADGAYGDPAGAPYDRIVVTVTAWDIASAWLRQLRPDGRIVVPLRLRAQTRSIAFDRVGAHLESRSTTLCGFVSMQGAGAHYERTSPFAETGLTYDEDQEHEPRPPEEVLKLPPKRMPSGVHVGREEPLLDLYLWLASTLPGYCVMTGGEWSWVAAATTADSLVYLTTRGRPGDLRVELVCVGHGAGAGRLADQMLAQVRLWDRRLRHGAGPGFQVHAVGAALPPGFHVARRDSCLTVTWAE; this comes from the coding sequence ATGGGACCGGGTGACGACTCGCGGCAAGCGGCGTCGTTGCGAGCGGCCCTGATCCGGCATCTGCTCGCGGAGGGCACCCTGCACGATGAGCGGGTCGCTGCCGCGTTCCAGGCGGTGCCTCGGCATCTGTTCGTTCCGCAGGCGCCGTTGGACGTCGCGTACGCCGATGACGTGGTGCTGATGAAGCGGGACGAGACCGGTGCCGTGATCAGCTCGGTGTCTCAGCCGAGCATCATGGCGCTGATGCTGGAGCAGGCCGCGATCCGGCCCGGCGATCGCGTACTGGAGATCGGCTCGGGTGGTTACAACGCCGCGCTGCTCCGTGAGCTGGCTGGTCCGGACGGCGCGGTGACCACCGTCGACATCGACCCGGAGGTGACGGACCGGGCGCGGGCATCCCTCGACGAGGCGGGGTACGGCGACGTACGCGTCGTGCGGGCCGATGGTGCGTACGGAGATCCGGCCGGCGCTCCGTACGACCGGATCGTGGTGACAGTGACCGCGTGGGACATCGCGTCCGCGTGGTTGCGCCAACTCCGGCCGGACGGTCGCATCGTCGTACCGCTGCGGTTGCGGGCGCAGACGCGGTCGATCGCGTTCGACCGGGTCGGTGCGCATCTGGAGAGCCGGTCCACGACGCTGTGTGGATTCGTCAGCATGCAGGGCGCCGGTGCGCATTACGAGCGGACCAGTCCGTTCGCGGAGACCGGTCTGACGTACGACGAGGACCAGGAGCACGAGCCACGCCCGCCGGAGGAGGTACTGAAGCTGCCGCCGAAGCGGATGCCGTCAGGAGTGCACGTGGGTCGCGAGGAGCCTTTGCTCGACCTGTACCTCTGGCTGGCAAGCACCCTGCCCGGGTACTGCGTGATGACCGGAGGGGAGTGGTCGTGGGTTGCTGCGGCGACTACCGCGGACAGTCTGGTCTACCTGACTACCCGCGGCCGTCCGGGCGACCTACGGGTTGAGCTGGTGTGTGTAGGGCATGGGGCAGGTGCTGGTCGACTGGCGGACCAGATGCTGGCGCAGGTGCGGCTGTGGGACCGGCGGTTGAGGCACGGCGCTGGACCGGGGTTTCAGGTGCATGCGGTTGGAGCTGCGTTGCCACCGGGGTTTCACGTCGCTCGGCGGGACAGCTGCCTCACTGTGACTTGGGCGGAGTAG